Genomic window (Aquimarina sp. BL5):
TTTAATATTCCTGATAGTATTTTAAAAAAAGAACAGGAACTAAAACGAAAAATTGCGAAGGCTCAAAATGATCTTATATCTCTCAAAAAGAAGGATAACAAATCAATTCGTCTTTTTGATATTAAAGAAGAATATGAATTATTTATGGACTCTTTACGACATAAGCATCCTACATATTATAAATCCAAAAAGGACACCAACATCTTGTCTTTTGATGAAGTTATTATACAAGCAAAAACAAAAAACACAACCTTCATTCATTATATCCTTAATGATGAATCAGGGTATGGATTAGCTATTTCTGAAAATGAACAAAAACTATTTGAAATACAAAATATTCAATTACTTCAAAAACATATTTCCGAATTTAATGTACTTGTATCAAAACCGTTTTCTTCTAACACGGATAAAAAAGAATTTCAAAAAATAAGTAAAGAACTATCTAAAAGCCTATTACCAGATAATTTATTTAAACACAAAGAAAACAAAATCATTATCATCCCGGATAACAATTTACTAAGCCTCCCTTTTGAAGCTTTAAGCGGTAAAAAAGGAAACTATTTAATTGAGGACCATGACATAAGTTATGCCTATTCTATTTCTTTTCTAGAACAGAACAAAGATTTAAAAAGAACTTACCGAAAAGAGTTTTTAGGTTTTGCGCCCGTTCAATATAATACATTACCAACTCTTAAAAATAGTTCGAAAGAAATAAACACTTTAGCAAAAAAATTTGATAGCGATATCTTACTAAAAGAGGAAGCTTCATCACAAAACTTATTAAATTCTTTATCAAATTATAAAATCATTCATCTTTCTACCCACGCAAATGCTAATGATTCTATTATACCTTGGATAGCAACCAATACCGAAAAAATTACATTAAATGATATTTATAGCACTAAAAACAATGCAGAACTCGTAACCTTAAGTGCCTGTAACACCTCTTTAGGGAAATTACAAAAAGGAGAGGGTGTTATGAGTCTGGCTCGAGGTTTTTTTAATACAGGTGCTAATAGCTTGGTCTCTACTTTATGGAAAGCGGATGATCAATCCACACAGGAAATTATTACTGACTTTTATACATATCTAAAAAAAGGAAAATCCAAGTCAGAGGCTTTACGACAAGCTAAACTCATCTATCTTAAAAACCATTCATTAAGTGAAGCTTCGCCGTATTACTGGTCTTCGCTTGTTCTTATTGGGAATCCTGAACCTATGTATTCTTCCATAAATACTTGGTATCTACTTATTGGAATCCTCATTTCTTCTCTTATTATATTTTTTATTTTCAAAAGATTTTCAAAAAAATAAATTTTTTTGGGTAACAGAACAATTCTTCCTGAACTACTCTATGAAAACTCATTCGCGAAGAGTAGACAAAAACTTGATTGTCATTAAATGTTCAAGAGTACAAAACACAAAATTCAGAAATCATGAATAATCACAAATTAAAAATTTTATACATTTTCATTTTTATACTTGCTACTTTTTTTACAGCCTGTAATAAAGATGAAATTAATGAAGGATTAACAGATCAAGAAAGTGAAATACCACAAGACGAAACCTTGTTATCCAAAGATCAGCTTGGCTTAGAAGTAGCAAAAAACTTAGCGAAAAATTTATCCAACGCTGAGTTAAGGGATTTCATAAAGGCCAAAGCTTTAGAAGCTTTTGATGGAGATTACAATTTTTTAATTGAAACTTCGAAAAATGAAAATATCACCAATAAAAAAAGTGGTCAACAAATACTTTTTTCGAATTTTCTTTCTGAAGGAGATATTAATGATTCATCAAAAAAGAGCAGTACAACTTCTCAACTAATGAATTCTATTAAAGTAAACTATCCATTATTACAAATTGCATTACCAGAATTTGATAATCATAAAGTGGCAGATTGGGATACAGAATCATCTATACCTTTGGTTGCTTATCTTCCTTTACATATTAAAGATGATGTTATACCTGCTTATGATGTAGAAGGAAACTATTATCAACTTAGTGCCTCTACACCACCAGAAAATTTAGTTATTGTTGTAAAACAAAATGAAAGAGTAACAGTTCTAGATAAAAGCACTAAAAATAGATCAAACATATTTGATAACTGCGAAATCATCGCGCCTGCATTTCATCAAAATGACACCAATGAGTATCATTTTACTGATGATCTTATGAACCAGGCTAGTCTTTGTTCCGGTGGCGGTGGAGGATCTGGTGGCGGAGGAACCGGAGGTGGATCCGGCAATACTGGATGCGATAGAGATAGAAAATCGGGCAAAGACCGATTAAACAAATTAAAATTTAATTCGATGCCATCATTTAGAGAAATTGCAGAATGGCACGATGGTGCTGTAGAACTCGAGCTTACTGCAATTCTAGGCACAGGTACTAATACTTTTAAAGACGTAGTAAAAAGGTTCAACGGTAGAAGAGGTCAATTCAAAAACTGTAGCGTATTTAATTGTAATCCAGAATGGTTTGATTTGTACAACACGGAAATTGATACGTGGGATAAGGATATCTATGGAGATAAAATGTTATATATATGGGTTGAAAAAGATGGAGGTGGTCAAATACCTTTAAAATTTAGTTTATCAACAAAAATTAAAGGATTCAATGCTAAAATAAATTCGACCATTACAATCAAATTTGAGGATGATGAAATAGGTCAATCTATTATCGAATATTGTGATAATACTGATGGAGACGGATATACCTATAATACCGGATTAATGAAATTTCAGGTTAGGCAGTAACTAATAAGAAATAGATTTTACTAATAAATTAATTTCTAAAAAACTTGATAAGCTCTTTACCCAATAATAAGGGTAAAGAGTTTATTTTTTAGTTACTAAATTATAAAACGTTTGGTTTTGCAAAAAAAGTAAAATCATGCGCTTCATACCAAAACCTATGTAGTAAACCATACAGAAAAAGAATCAAAGTTATTACAACAATTAATCATAAAACCCTAATAATCAAATTATAATCCGTATTTTAAGGGACACATAAATTTTGGAGTGTCTATAACAGATCCCGAAAAAATATTTCTTAAAATCAATACACATGAAAAAAAGTATCTTAAAATTACAAGGAGCTGAAGAATTAACTAAAAATGAACAAAAAATTATCAACGGAGGACGTTTAAGACCCTCTGGTAATTGTGGTGGTCGCGGAGACATTGAATGTTGTGGAACTGCAAACTGGCAATGTGGAACAGATGATCATTGCGATGGAGGAATTCTAATAGGTAATCAAACTTGTGGTTGCTTCTAGACTGTTTAAAAAATAATATAGCCAGGATAGATAATAATCCTGGCTTTTTTATGACCCAATAATATCAAATAAAACTTTATTTTTTTTCATAAACTTTTAGCTTTGCAAAAAAATAATTCCTATGCACTTCCTTCCTGAAGCACTAGATACATATGTGGTAAACCATACAGAAAAAGAACCTGAATTACTACAACAGTTAACTAGAGAGACGTATCAAAAGATATTACAACCACGTATGCTTAGCGGTCCTTATCAAGGTCGTGTTTTGAGTATGCTTTCTAAATTAATCAATCCAAAAAACATTTTAGAAATAGGGACCTATACTGGTTACTCAGCCTTATGTCTGGCAGAAGGGATACAAAAAGACGGTGTTCTAAATACAATTGATATCAACGAAGAACTAGAAGATTTTCAGCGTAAATATTTTGACCTTTCTTCTTATGGTGACCAAATACACCAACATGTTGGAGATGCCACCGTGATCATACCTAATATGGAGGTAAAGTTTGATCTAGTTTTTATTGATGCGGATAAACCAAATTATTCAACCTATTTTGAATTAATAATAAATAAAATGAATTCAGGTGGAATTATTTTATCCGACAACGTTCTTTGGAGCGGAAAAGTGAT
Coding sequences:
- a CDS encoding O-methyltransferase; the encoded protein is MHFLPEALDTYVVNHTEKEPELLQQLTRETYQKILQPRMLSGPYQGRVLSMLSKLINPKNILEIGTYTGYSALCLAEGIQKDGVLNTIDINEELEDFQRKYFDLSSYGDQIHQHVGDATVIIPNMEVKFDLVFIDADKPNYSTYFELIINKMNSGGIILSDNVLWSGKVIQDVAEDDLSTQALLAYNKLLAEDKRVETVLLPIRDGLTISRVL